From Streptomyces sp. SAI-135:
GTTGACCAGGATGTCCACCGCACGCTTGCGCCCGGCGAGGTCCGCGCCCAGCGCCCGCACGGCCTGGGGGTCGGCGAAGTCGGTGCGGATCGCCTCGAACGAGCGGCCCGCGGCGGTCACCTCCTTCTCGACCGCGCTGCCGGACGGCTCCAGGTTGGCGCTCACGCCGATGACATCCGCGCCGGCCTCGGCGAGGGCGCGGGCCATGGCCCTCCCGATGCCGCGCCGGGCGCCGGTGACCACGGCGAGCCGTCCGGTGAGGTCGAAGGCGTTCATACGGCAGCCCCCTGGGTCTCGTCGGTGTCGGTGGTGCAGTCCACCAGGATCTTCATCACGTCGCCGCCGCCCTCCAGGGCTTCGAAGGCGGCCGGTGCCTGGGTGAGCGGCACGACCTTGCTGATCAGCCGGTCAGCCGGGATGGTCCCGTCGGCCACCAAGGTCACGGCCTTCTCGAAGTCACTGCGCTCGTACAACCGGGCCCCGACCAGGGTGAGTTCGCGCCAGAAGAAGCGGTGCAGGTTCACCTCGCGCGGCCGCGAGTGGATCGCGACGAGACACAGCCGGCCGCGCACCCCGAGCACCTCGACCGCGCTGTCCACACCTGCCGCCGCCCCCGACACCTCGAAAGCGACGTCCGCGCCCGCCTCCCCGGTCCAGTCACGGACGAGTGCGGGAAGGTCCTCGGCGGCCGGGTCCCACACCGCAAGCCCCAACTCCTGGGCCAGCAGACGCCGGTGGGCGCTCAGCTCCACCACCCGCACATCCGCCCCCGCCGCCCGGGCGACCAGGGCGATCAGGACGCCGACCGGTCCGCCGCCGACCACAACGACGTGCTCGCCCTCGCGCACCCCGGCCCGGCCCACATCGTGCACCGCCACCGCGGTGGGCTCCACGAGCGCGGCCCGCTCCAGCGGGAGCGAGGCGGGCAGCCGTATCAGGGTGGCGGCGGGCACGGTCCAGCGCTGCTGCATCGCGCCGGGGGAGTCGATGCCGATGAAGTCCAGGTGCTGGCAGATGTGCTGGTGCCCGTTGCGGCAGGCCGGGCAGGTGCCGTCCCAGCGCAGCGGCATCACCGTGACCGCGTCACCCGCCTGCCAGTCCAAGACGCCCGGCCCAACCCGGACCACACGCCCGGACATCTCGTGCCCCAGGACCGCCGGCGCGGACACCCGGGCGTCCAT
This genomic window contains:
- a CDS encoding alcohol dehydrogenase catalytic domain-containing protein is translated as MTLAVRYLSARTLDTAPASSAPPGPGEVELAPAYVGICGTDLHIFHGDMDARVSAPAVLGHEMSGRVVRVGPGVLDWQAGDAVTVMPLRWDGTCPACRNGHQHICQHLDFIGIDSPGAMQQRWTVPAATLIRLPASLPLERAALVEPTAVAVHDVGRAGVREGEHVVVVGGGPVGVLIALVARAAGADVRVVELSAHRRLLAQELGLAVWDPAAEDLPALVRDWTGEAGADVAFEVSGAAAGVDSAVEVLGVRGRLCLVAIHSRPREVNLHRFFWRELTLVGARLYERSDFEKAVTLVADGTIPADRLISKVVPLTQAPAAFEALEGGGDVMKILVDCTTDTDETQGAAV